CGTTGGGTGTTATACCACTCAAACCATTGCTGCACCTCCTGTTTAAGATGATGGCCATCATCAAAGGCTTTGAGGTAAATCAGCTCGTATTTGAGTGACCACCACAAGCGTTCGATAAAGATGTTGTCATGGCAGCGCCCTCGGCCATCCATACTGATTTGGACATCCACGGCTTTGAGGCAGTCAGTAAAGGCGTTAGCCGTGAACTGTCCCCTTGGTCCGAATTAAAGATTTCGGGCCAGGGATAGTCATTCAGCGCGGACTGCAATGCCTCAATGCAGAAGCGCATTTCCAGGGTATTGGACAATCGCCAGGACAAGACCTTGCGACTAAACCAGTCCATAATCGCCACCAGGTAGAAATGTCCCCGTCGGACGGGCAAATAGGTGATGTCGGTGGACCACACCTGATTCACCCGCGTAATCGCCACATCCCGCAGTAAGTAAGGGTAGATCCGATGGTCTGTATGAGCCTGACTCAGCTTCGGCTTCGGGTAGACCGCGAACAGGCCCATTTCTCGCATCAAGCGTTGGACCCGTTTCCGATTCACTGGATAGCCTAACTGGCGCAGATGGGCCGTCATCCGCCGACTGCCATAGAATGGGGTTTGCAGGTACTGTTCATCCAGTAACCGACATAAGACCGCATCTTCCGGGTCAGCGGGTCGTGCCTCATAGTAGTAGCTGGAACGGGCAATCCCCAATAGCTCGCACTGGCGTTGAACCGATAACTGGGGGTGATGGTGTTCTACCAGGGTTTGTCGGTCACTACGCCGTATTGTGCCGACTTTCTGGCTAAAAAATCCCGTTCTACCGTCAGTTGGCCAATTTGACGATACAGCACATCCACTTGGGCTTGGTGATCATCGGAGACTTTCGATGATTTCGTCTCAAATAGGCCACTGGCCCCATCTAACAACTGCCGCTTCCAGTTGTTAATCTGTGTTGGGTGCAAGTCATATTGACTGGCCAGTTCCGGCACTGTTTTATCGCCGCGTACCGCCGCTAAAGCGACTTTCGACTTGAATTCGGCACTGTATCGTTTACGTTTATTGCCCATAGTGACTCCGAGTTTAACTGAATATTCCCGAGCTAAGAGAATTGTCCAGTTTTTGGGGTCCACCGCAGACTTAGGTTCCTGATTTGATTTCTTTGCCATCGTGGTCGTTGCTTTAGCTCAACACAATTAACTGGGTGGATGATCACCAGACATATTCAATACTCGCCGCAGGTTCACTGCACCAGCGCGATTCATTTTTAATAACTGCACAGTGACTCGTCCTGTCGGTGTTTTACCGACCACATGAGTTGTATCCTCACTCCAAGCAAAATGCGTTTCCCAGTTCATTAAGCGGGGATGATAGAGCGGGACTTCTCGATTTGAGGAGACATCAACCCCTTTGGCCCGATTATGCTTGTATTGATTACAGCCATGACAAGCAAACGCCAGATTTTCGGCGATCGTCACTCCCCCAAGACTAACCTGCAGAATATGATCGATTTCCATCGAATCAAGGGAAAACCGCATGGGAAATTGGCAGTATTCACAACACCCCCGAGCACGGTCGATAATCAGCCGTCGCAGTTCAGCCGTAATGTATTCTCTAGCCATAATTACCGCACACCTGGCCCTTGAATCCCCAAATCATCCATTAGCTGCATCAATGGAATTTGACGAATGGCGGCTAGCTGTGCCAATGCTTCAGCCCGTTTTGCGGCCAACTCATCAATCTGGTCACCCAGTTCTAACATTCGATCGTATTCAGTATCAGAGATCGTTGGGAAAGACGGCTTTGGTTTTAATTACCTTTCGGAGACTGCGATTGAGCGATTCAATTGCATTGGTGGTGTAGATGACTTTGCGAATTGGCATGGGGTAATCAAAGATGGGGATGATATTTTCCCAGTGCCGCAGCCAGATTTGGCTAATCGTGGGATACGTGTCATCCCACTTGTCGGCAAAGGCTTCGAGTGCGGCTTCAGCCGCTTCGAGACTGGGAGCTTGATAAATCGGTCGTAAATCAGCCGCCACCGCTTTGCTGTGTTTCCAAGTGACATAGCGCAAACTATTACGCACGAGATGCACCATACATAACTGCACCTGGGTTTGGGGATAGACTGATTCAATCGCCTGAGGGAATCCTTTGAGCCCATCACAACAGGCAATCAGAATATCCTGTAAGCCGCGGTTCTTCAGGTCCGTCAACACTTTCAGCCAGAACTTGGCACCTTCACTATCAGCATCGCCCAGCCACAGACCGAGCAGTTCTTTATTGCCGTCGGGGTTAATCCCTAAGACGACATAGACCGCTCGCTTGCTGACCCGACCACCGACTTTGACATTGACGTACAAGGCATCGAGATAAACGATGGGATAAACACCTTCAAGCGGTCGCGATTGCCAGGCTTTAACATCGGCACTCACACTATCGGTCACTTCGCTGATGAGGGTCGCGGAGATTTCCGCCCCATAAACTTCCGCGAGTTGGTCACTGATATCGCGCACACTCAAGCCACGACTGTAGAGGGCCAGAATCTTTTAATCCAGACCGGCTAAGCGGCGTTGATGCTTGGGCACGATAATCGGCTCAAATTCCCCTTGTCGGTCGCGCGGAATCGCTAAATCTAACTCCCCTTGAGATGACTGAACCGTTTTCTTCGAGTAGCCATTGCGGCTATTACGAGGCAGATTCGAGGGACTTGCATTATCGGACTGGGTGGCGGTTTCAGACTTGAGATGATGTTCTAATTCCCCGGCTAACGCCCGTTCTATCAGGCGTTTACTCAGTTGCTTCAGCAGACCACTTTCACCCAGTACCGCTTCTGGGCTGTAATCTTCTGCTAGCAACTCATCGAGCAGGGCATCGACACGATTGGTTGATTTTGGTTTGCGAACCATGAGGCTGAATCCTCGCTTTTTCAGATGATAGGTCGCTTACACAAAATTCGGTACAGTCCCAGTCTGGCGGTGGGCGTGGCACCGGACCTGCATCTCCGCGATTGGGTTGAGGATGAAAGTCGGTTTGGGCTCAAACCCATTAGCCGCAGGCGAATTACTGCGAAGGGCGTCGAACCCGTTGCGGTGCAACATTGGCGATTTAAGTGGGTCTGGCTCTATGGTCTAGTCGAACCACTGACCGGGGAGTCGTGCTTCTGGGAGTTCTCCCATCTCGACCATCCCTGCTTCGGCCAAGTCTTGCAATGCTTTGCCCAAAAGTATCCCGACGACATGCACATCATCCAACTTGACCGCAGTTCCGTGCATCGCACGCCCAAGCTTGACAAGCCAAATAATGTCGCACTCCTGTTTCAACCCGCCTATTGTCCAGAACTCAATCCCATTGAGCAACTCTGGGCCTACCTGAAAACCCAACTGGCCAATCGTTATTGGTTTGACCTCGAGGAATTGCAACAAGCCATATCCCAACACATTCGACAACTCACTCGCGCCGGTTTGAGATCCCTCACACAACGCGATTTCTTGATGGAGGCGTTTGATGTTGCCGGCATCCGGCTAAAGCAACTCATTTATCCGTAGCTTCTCAAAACGCATTTCGTATTACCCGCAGATACGCATCAATTGCTGCGACATCACCTGCGCCATAGCGGACTTGCAAATGATTCACCAATTGACTAGCTTCTGCTACCCGTGCCCGATCGACGACACCCAAAGGCGATATTAATCGACCAGTAGCGCGATCAAAGGTGACAGCCGTATGCGCTGGCCACCGTCGTAACTGTGCTTCGACGGTTACCAGCAAATCGATAATTTGGTCTTGATGCCGGAAGCCTTCAAATTCAAGCACTTCTACTGTTTCGTCTTCCAACTGCTGCACGTAGCCTTTCTGCTGTTTCTCCGAGATCAGCGATCGCAGTTTTTGGACAGCGGCTTCCCGCCGATGGAGCTGATGCTCTTTACTTTGGCATTTCCCCCCAATCCGGCCCCACTCAACGCGTAGATTGCCGTTTGGCAGCACTTCGCCCGTCCAAACTTTGTAATGGTTGTGGGCTGTATTTATACAAACCAATGTTGTTTTCATGGCCATTTTCTCGATACTTGCCAGAAAATGGCGCAGTCGCGCATCAAAAAACAGCAATCTAGGATTGCTGCTGTACGCTCTAGCCTTACTGCAATGCTTGAATTGCTTCAACTGATAAACCCGTTGTCCGCGCAATTACGGCGATTTCAATCCTTTCCTGCAGCAGGTTTCGCGCAACTGTTTCCTTCTCTTCCTGACGACCCTCCTGATGACCTTCTTCCTTGATGACTTGATATGTAGCAGATTCCTGCATCAGATCTCTCCGAATGATTTGGCCAATTACCCTTGGTTCTAATTTTAACCCGCTCAACACATAGGCAGCCGTAGATGCTTCGTGCTGCTGTTGAGGGTCATCCAATCGACCAATCAACTGTGCCGCTTGCCGCAAACTGGAAATGGCATCATCACTCTGTGCCAATGCCTCAAACGGCAATAATCAACGTAAGATATAGATGTTTTAGGAGCAAAATCTGGCTGTATATGCGCCAAAATGTTGACCCTCAGAAAATTGAACGATTGATGGAAATCTTGGGACGCAAAGCCCAGGGTTCTGGTGCCATATATTTCACAGGTGGGGCTAGTGCACTACTGGTCGGATGGCGTGACTCCACAGTCGATGTTGATATTCGTCTCGACCCCGAACCACCAGGAATTTTTCAAGCGATCGCCAAAATTAAACAAGACTTAAATATCAACATTGAATTAGCCTCGCCACAGGACTTTCTACCACCGCTTCCAGGCTGGCGCGATCGCAGCCGATTCATTGCCCAACAGGGGCAAATAACCTTTTATCATTACGACTTTACGGCCCAAGCACTCGCCAAACTCTCCAGAGGGTTCGATCGTGATCTAAACGATGTCCAAGCGATGTACGAGCAACAACTATTCTCCTTGGCAGATTTGCGTGAGGGATTTGCAGCAATTGCACCGGAATTAATGCGTTTTCCGGCGCTCGACGCGGATGTACTCAGATGTCGGGTTGAAGCATTCATTGATGCTCATCAACGGGGGGAACAATGAATCTCAAGGAATTACCCGGAGCAGAATGGATTTTGCCAGGTTTAGATGATTTGCAGCAAGGCCAATCTCAGACGATCGGGGCTTTACTCGTCGCGATCGCGGCGACAAGACTATCAACAGCGGGACTTGATGTGCCGAAAGCAACATTAGCCTCAGAACCAGAGCTGACGCTCTATGCCCTGCTGCAAGCTGATCGCGATGATGCTTATCAGTTCTACAATGCCTTGCTGCAAAGGCTCAACAGCTTTTGCAACGCACTAGAAGTCTTGGACCGATCGTAAGCCACCGACAATGATCGCACCCACCAAAAAATCTCAAACGTTCAAAAATTCTCAAACCGGCAAAAAATTGGCCAACACGTAGGCTGACCAAATCAGTGGATATTTATGTGCTCTAGCGAAATTCTACCGCAAGTTCTCGGTCTTCGACTACCTGCCGCTCGATTGAAACTTGCCGTACGAGTTCAGCATTCCCAGCACTCATCCAAGCCCGGAGCGCTTCTAACCGTTCCCGGTTATTAGCAAACTGCGGTTCTTTGCGATTCACTTCGGCTAAGAGTTCGGCCAGTGAAACCTCGCCCGGATGACCCTCAGCATAGGCCCGTGCCGCACATTCATGTACCACTTTGCGAATCTCATCGCCGGTAAAATCCGGGGTTTGTTCCGCAAGGTGCTGCATATCCACATCGGGGATGACCAGCTTGAATTTACTGGCTTGTACTGCAAAGATACTGCGCCTGGCGGCAATGTCCGGTAAGTCCACTAAGAAACACTTAGCAAACCGCCGAATAAGTTCGGGTTTCAGACGCCACGGTTCATTCACCGTCGCGGCGACAAATACGGATGATTGATGTTCTTGAAACCATTGGAGAAAGTAACCAAACATGCGATTACTCGTACCACCATCGGTATTACTACCACCCAGCATTTTCTCCATTTCATCCACGAATAGGATCGATGGAGCCATTGCCTCCGCTGCATCAATCACCCGCCGCAGATTAGCCTCCGATGCGCCCAGTTCCTTCTGCATCAATTTCGATGCGTCCAGAACGACCACAGGCAAGCTCAAGCGCTGGGCCAAACACTTAACTGCCAAGGTCTTACCCGTGCCGCCTTCACCGGCGAGCAATACCCCTTTCGGAAATGGAATATGCCATTCTTCCTGGGCCGCTGGTTCCAGTAACCGAGCTAAGGTAGCTGTCCAGTCCTCTAGGTTTTGCATCCCTTGCACCGGCACATCTGGGGCTTGGGCATACTCCACACCTTGAGCCGCAAACCGCTGCTGCTTGATTTGGCTAATCGCTTGAATCGTCGATTCATCAATCCGGCCATCACGGGTAATGACGAGCTGTAACGTGTCTTCCATGCCTTCTTGGGTCATGCCCAATAATGCCCGGACTAACCGTTTCATTCCATCGGAATCGAGCGCCAGGCTGATTTCACGATCGACTGCCTGGGCCGATCGCTGCAACATGGCAATTCGATCGTGGGCAATTTGCAATGCCTCGGCTTCTCCCGGCAATCCATGTTGCATATTCGCAATCAAGTCCAGAAACTCAGTTGGAGTCTCGATCCCATCATGCAAGATCACCAAGCGGTTGTGCGATCGCTTTAACGCGAAACAACATTCCTTGAGCGCTCGGACAATCGCCACGTTTGCATTGGCACCAGCGATAAAGGGCAGTAGATCTTTGACGATGAATAATGTTTTATTGCCGTTGGTGCGGGTATTGGTACAGAGATTAGCAATTTGCTTCAGGAGCGCATCGGCTGGATGACCTTGGGGTTGAAAGCCTGTATCAGGCTGATATTCTAGTCGTGCTGTTTGGCCACGCCGACAATGTAATTCTACGGTTCGTAAACCATTACTCAAGTCCCAAGTTTGCACTTGACGTTCACTGCTAAATTCGGCCACTAGCGCCTCGACTACCGCATTCTCTGCCGCAGTCGGAGACGCTAGGGCAATCGTCGAAATCCCCGCCCGAAAGTGGGTCGCAATTGCTCCTAGGTCTAACATGATGGGTTTATCCTGCGATATTTACTTGGGCCGATACAGCAACCGCTGCTGTATCGTAAAACTCTGGCTTTAGTTCAGTTTGAGTTGGACCTAATTGGTCAAGGGGCTGGGTTAATGCCTGACAGGATTGACCTTGCACCCCTTGGACATCCACCTGCATCGAGCCATCAGGGAGGAAGGTCACTTTGATTTGTGCGGCCATGACTAAATCCCTCCTGCCATTGCAAGATCCATTACTTGGGGTTTCTGGGTCAGTGTCAGTTGCAACCCATCGGTTGTCTCAACCAGTTCGCTATAGGCCCAATCCACTTGGGGATATTGCGCTTTAACGTAGGCAATATTGTGCTGCGTGGCGACAGCACCCATGAAGGCAGTGAGTGGATTACGCCCGCCAAAATGCTGGCCGATGGCGTTATCCTCAATATCCCAAGCATCACAAACAGCAGCATAGGTGCCATCCGATTGCAAGGCAAAGCCAATATCGATCGCCGCTTTGCCATCCCGCCATCCTGGACGAGGAATACAATGACGACGCACAATCACGTTGCCATAGGCTCGATCGTTTGGCGCATAGCTGTTTTCTAGCAACTGCGCTACATCATGCACTTCAATCGCCGGTTGTTCAATGCCAACTGCTGCCAATACACTACGTAAACCTTGTACCAGGCAATCGCGATCCACCAGCTTGGTGGTGATCGCCGAAAAGTGACTCATAAGTTGTAACCCTGCATTTGCAAAAGAATTGAGGTATCACCCCAAGGGCAATACCTCAAATCCCAACGCAATCGCGTTACAGCAAACTACTGGAGGACGGGGCCAACTTTAGATTCTCAGGTGCTTTCAGCCAGCCAGGATGTCAAGTCTTCGATCGTGGAGAAATCTAACAAGGCTTCCCCTAACGATTCAAGTTGTTCAAAGGATAATCCAGCAATCTGAGCGGACACTGACTCATCTAAGTTGCCAACCTTTTTCTGCAATAAACGTAAGACCAATAAGCGCTCTCCTTCTTCCCGTCCTTCATCTTTCGCTTCCCGAATCGCACGCGGTTCTTCCGTTAAATCAAGTCCCAACATGGCTCGAATCTCCGCTCGGCTGAGTTTGGTGAATTTATAAACCATTATAGTGGTCACAATATCGTTCAGATTAGTTCGTTCTGCTGCTGTGAAATCTTCCTCTCTGGTACGCTGCAAAAGCTGTTTTGCGGCAGCGGGGGCTTCCGCTTCCGGCACAATCGTCAGAACGGTTGCCGCCACCGCAACAGACAATGATCCCACATCTCCTAATTCATCGAGATAAATCCGGTGGACTTGCTCACCATTTAGCAATGACCGATGGGGATACACCTTGCGTTGCTCCATTGAACGTGATGGATATATCACCACCGCTTGCCAATCTGAGAACCGTTCACTGTTCCGGTAGAAATACAGCAAGGATTCGCCAAACAGGCGCTCATAGAGCTTTTCATCCTTTTGAAATTGAATTTCTGCAAAATAAACGACTCCTGGATCTGATTCCGGTGGCAGAAATACGCCATCAATCTCAAACTTCGGTTCTTTGACTGCGACTGAATCAAACCGATATTCTGCCGCATTCTCCGGTTGATCACCTAACAACGCAAACAGCAAACTCGGCGATCGCTGAAACATTTGATAGAAAGTTGGGTCCCGGCGCATTGTCGCCACCTCTGATCGGCAAATTCAATTGTACTATTATTTGAGGCATCACCCTAGGGGCAATACCTCAACTCTCAACGCAATCGCGTGGCTCAAACCCAATCTACAAAGTCTGATCGGTCAAAGCCAGAATCAGCATCCTCTAACAGTTCTGTCGTCTGCTGCTGCATTTGGTGATTCAGTTGTCCGAGTAATGCTGCTACTTGGTTCTGTAACGCGTTCTCGTTTTCGCTGGGCCTTGCACCAATCGACCGCACACCATTAATCTGCTCCACCATTGTCGCTAAGGAATGATCGGTTACGGATAGAACCTGCGCTGATTCGGCCAGAGCTTTCAATCGTTGCTGCATCCCGTTGGGCATTGCGCCCGCATTCCACCCAGCATCCGATACCCTTTGTAGAGCATCATGCAGTACCGACAGCATTTGGCCTCGGACTTCGGCGACCTTTTCATCGATCGCCGATCGTAACCGTTGCTCCTGGTAGCGCACGGCCCGTTGAGCGGCAATGGCTTCATCCCGTTGGGTCTCGGCATTAATCCAATCAGCTTCGGCACTGGCCCGATCGGCCATTTGTTGTTGCCATGCAGTATCACGTTGAATCAGATCATGAAAACTGCTGGTGGGATTGAATTTGAGCTGGATGCCAAATTTCGCCTCAATCTTTTCATAGGCTGGGAATCGCATGGCGTATTGATTGAGCCGCTCTCGTACTTCTAAGGAACTGAAGCGACCGGCTTCTAGCAATGGTCGGATCTCTTGATTAAGCCATTGGGATTTCGCATAGGCATGTTCCCGCAAGACTTCTCGCAGCAAAGTGCGACTTTGCGCTTGTAAGGCTTCAAATGCCCGTTGGAAGTCAACCAATTGCGAACCACCTACTACTCGCTCAAGACCTAAATGCACCGTATGGGCGTCGTAAATTCGTCGCCGTTCCTCGGTTAAGGTTTTCACGGCTTGGTCCAGCAATTCAAACAAACGCATTTGGGGTGGCTTGGTTTTGCTACCCAAATTTTTCCATACGTTCAAAACTTCTTCCGGTGGCAGAAAGTCTTCGACGTCTACTGGCGTAATTCGTCCACCCCCGCTATAGATTTTGATCTCGATCGCATACAAGTTTGATTTTTGGACGATCGTGACATCGCGCCCGATCGTCCTCACATTTACGACTGGCATGACGGTTGCTCCAAAAACACTGAAGCAATGGCACGTTAGTGCTTCCGTTGACCCTGGAATCAATGACTATAAGCAGAAATATCAGGCTCGACTGCTGCACAACCTCAAGCAAAAGGCCAAGAATCTTGGCTTTGAACTCCTACCCAAACCAACGCAAGCGGGCTGGGGTTTCTCAGGAGTATGCCGATTTAAGCAAAGTGGATTAGCAGAATTAGTCAGCGGATAGGCCGAGAGCAGTAGTGCGTTGAAAGGCTGAGATTTTTATGATTTGAGCTATAGCAATCTAGTTAGCTATCAGATGGCTAAGAGCAAATAGCACTAACTTCTTACCTTCAACCAAAATAATCGGAGTTGCCCATCATGAGAAAAATTGATTTGCATGACAAGCCATTATTTATCGCGTTGTTACTTTTGAACATTGGCAGCGGCATCACTACTATTTCTGGTGCAATGCATTTATTCCCAAAGGGCCTGGGATTGTTTACTGGCTTAGCAGTACAAATTTTACTTTTTTTGCTGCTGACACGGCTGGCTGTAAAAGAGCGTCCATTTCGTAAGTGGACCGCAGTTTGCATTCTCACTTGTCTTAGTGTTTATACCAGCTTTTTTGCCTATTACACGACTTTGAATGCGGAAAATTCTATTTCACAGCGTTATAGCTATGCTGTTGCGGCGCATCAGAAGCTAGTGCATGACATTTATACACCATTGGAGACAAGGCTTGGACAGCTACAAAGTGAAAAGCAGCTACTTGAAGCTCGTAAACAAGCGGAATTTACAGGAAAAGGCATCACGCTTGAACCAGGGTACGGTGAAGAAACCGAAAAAATTATCAAACAGATTTACTCAGTTGAGCAAAAAATTGCCCGCTTGACACCGATCGTCAATCGTCTCGAGCCACTATTTAATTACTCGACACAAGGATTAGCAGCAGATAGCATTCTCGATAAAGACCGGATTGCGTTCAGTGCGCTACCACGAGAAAAATTGCCCGCCGCCTATCAAGGCAAATCAAGTCTAGATGAACAGGATTACTTCCTGCCAGGAAGTCGTATTAGTTTTTTAGAACCCTTTTACCGTATTCAACAACGAGATGTAACCGCCTTTGCGAGTATTACATTTGCATTGATGACTGATGGCATGATCATTCTTCTTGGTACTGCCGCAGGTCCACCACAGAGAATTCGGCCATTTGAGGTTCTGGCTAATTGTATTGCGAGCACTATTACAGGAGCCAAAAGTGCTTGGATGACCGTTGCAAAAGCCAGTCGTCGTAAACCCTCTGCATTTAACACAGTTCCAAAAGCAGAACGTGAAAACTTGCGTGATGGCGTCAACTTAGTAACTATCCGGCTCCAAGGTCGCGGATCAGCTTTTCTCGAGGAATTTTACAATACAATCGCGCCGGAAACAGGAATTATTGACTACGATCGGCTGCGGCTGAACGCGAATACAACCTTTGCGATCGGTTATCGGATTTTACTCGATTCTTTACGCAGTCCCCACTTACGCTGGGTGGGAAATCAGGGGGGACAGTGGTACGTCACAGAGGATAGCTATACACCACTAATGACTTGGCTCTGCCGTGAAATGGCGTATCAATGTGAAGAAGAAAATCAGCAAACTGCTTCGGATGAGTACTACGCCTCAATGCGTAACATTCCAATCCATATCCCAGAACCATTTTAGTAGAGCCGATTGCTGATTTCGGCAAGGCTCATAGTTACTTCCAGCAAATTAACTCTACCGCAGTCGGTCATCAGTTTAGCTGCTATCGGGAAAGGTTTCTCTGATGCTCCAGCTTACTGTCTAAATTATGTACTGACTGATCTTATGGGCACAAGAATCATCAGTTACGACTCAAGCAAATCTCAGCAATATGCAAGGAAAACAGCCATGAATTTTGTCAATTTCAACCAAAGTAATGATTTGAACGAGCGGATTGATGCAGTTATCCAGAAGCGCCAGTCACTTGCACGCCGAATTCAGCCCGTATACGAGCATCTCGACCAGATGCTACAGCAAATTACAAATCTCTCTCAGAAGCAACAAGCCTTCCAAGGCAGTTTGGATCAGGTACCGCTAAAAGAAACGCTCGGCAAGCTCAATGTAACACATTTAGAAAATCAGATTCGGACTGAACGTGACCGACTAAGTAACTTAATTGCCCGATTGTCACGTCCCACTCTGAACGTTGGTGTTGTGGGTCGAATGCGCCAAGGCAAAAGTACATTTCTCCAGCAATTAAGTGGCCTGACTGATGATGAAATTCCTGCGCGTAAAGGTGGGGCTTGCACGGCCGTACGGAGCAAAATTTATCATCATGATGGCCCGACTGAAGCAAGTGTTACATTTCACTCCGAAACATCCTTTCTGCAAGAGGTAATTCGTCCATACTATGAGGAACTTGGTTT
This DNA window, taken from Romeriopsis navalis LEGE 11480, encodes the following:
- a CDS encoding AAA family ATPase, with protein sequence MLDLGAIATHFRAGISTIALASPTAAENAVVEALVAEFSSERQVQTWDLSNGLRTVELHCRRGQTARLEYQPDTGFQPQGHPADALLKQIANLCTNTRTNGNKTLFIVKDLLPFIAGANANVAIVRALKECCFALKRSHNRLVILHDGIETPTEFLDLIANMQHGLPGEAEALQIAHDRIAMLQRSAQAVDREISLALDSDGMKRLVRALLGMTQEGMEDTLQLVITRDGRIDESTIQAISQIKQQRFAAQGVEYAQAPDVPVQGMQNLEDWTATLARLLEPAAQEEWHIPFPKGVLLAGEGGTGKTLAVKCLAQRLSLPVVVLDASKLMQKELGASEANLRRVIDAAEAMAPSILFVDEMEKMLGGSNTDGGTSNRMFGYFLQWFQEHQSSVFVAATVNEPWRLKPELIRRFAKCFLVDLPDIAARRSIFAVQASKFKLVIPDVDMQHLAEQTPDFTGDEIRKVVHECAARAYAEGHPGEVSLAELLAEVNRKEPQFANNRERLEALRAWMSAGNAELVRQVSIERQVVEDRELAVEFR
- a CDS encoding HNH endonuclease, which translates into the protein MAREYITAELRRLIIDRARGCCEYCQFPMRFSLDSMEIDHILQVSLGGVTIAENLAFACHGCNQYKHNRAKGVDVSSNREVPLYHPRLMNWETHFAWSEDTTHVVGKTPTGRVTVQLLKMNRAGAVNLRRVLNMSGDHPPS
- a CDS encoding Rpn family recombination-promoting nuclease/putative transposase — protein: MRRDPTFYQMFQRSPSLLFALLGDQPENAAEYRFDSVAVKEPKFEIDGVFLPPESDPGVVYFAEIQFQKDEKLYERLFGESLLYFYRNSERFSDWQAVVIYPSRSMEQRKVYPHRSLLNGEQVHRIYLDELGDVGSLSVAVAATVLTIVPEAEAPAAAKQLLQRTREEDFTAAERTNLNDIVTTIMVYKFTKLSRAEIRAMLGLDLTEEPRAIREAKDEGREEGERLLVLRLLQKKVGNLDESVSAQIAGLSFEQLESLGEALLDFSTIEDLTSWLAEST
- a CDS encoding IS630 family transposase, with amino-acid sequence MIGRLHKIRYSPSLAVGVAPDLHLRDWVEDESRFGLKPISRRRITAKGVEPVAVQHWRFKWVWLYGLVEPLTGESCFWEFSHLDHPCFGQVLQCFAQKYPDDMHIIQLDRSSVHRTPKLDKPNNVALLFQPAYCPELNPIEQLWAYLKTQLANRYWFDLEELQQAISQHIRQLTRAGLRSLTQRDFLMEAFDVAGIRLKQLIYP
- a CDS encoding WGR domain-containing protein; translation: MKTTLVCINTAHNHYKVWTGEVLPNGNLRVEWGRIGGKCQSKEHQLHRREAAVQKLRSLISEKQQKGYVQQLEDETVEVLEFEGFRHQDQIIDLLVTVEAQLRRWPAHTAVTFDRATGRLISPLGVVDRARVAEASQLVNHLQVRYGAGDVAAIDAYLRVIRNAF
- a CDS encoding DUF6036 family nucleotidyltransferase, with the protein product MRQNVDPQKIERLMEILGRKAQGSGAIYFTGGASALLVGWRDSTVDVDIRLDPEPPGIFQAIAKIKQDLNINIELASPQDFLPPLPGWRDRSRFIAQQGQITFYHYDFTAQALAKLSRGFDRDLNDVQAMYEQQLFSLADLREGFAAIAPELMRFPALDADVLRCRVEAFIDAHQRGEQ
- a CDS encoding DUF2997 domain-containing protein gives rise to the protein MAAQIKVTFLPDGSMQVDVQGVQGQSCQALTQPLDQLGPTQTELKPEFYDTAAVAVSAQVNIAG